A part of Streptomyces sp. NBC_00557 genomic DNA contains:
- a CDS encoding ASCH domain-containing protein, with the protein MNDPERAMLLSVHPRFATAILAGSKTVEVRRQRVAAPPGTPVLLYATAPTMAVVGMARIASVHVASPKEVWSAHSAQTGITRREYDAYMSGATQASGLTLEDPVSFDEPVTLSALRSAGAFHPPQSYRYMKGEELRQVAVAGPVVGTALREALGDLVSA; encoded by the coding sequence GTGAACGATCCGGAACGCGCGATGCTGCTGTCCGTCCACCCGCGCTTCGCCACCGCGATTTTGGCCGGCAGCAAGACGGTGGAGGTCCGCCGCCAACGCGTCGCTGCGCCACCCGGAACCCCGGTTCTGTTGTACGCGACCGCGCCCACCATGGCTGTGGTGGGCATGGCGCGCATCGCTTCAGTCCATGTCGCCTCCCCAAAGGAGGTGTGGTCCGCCCACAGCGCCCAGACGGGAATCACTCGGCGTGAGTACGACGCCTACATGAGTGGCGCGACTCAGGCGAGCGGCCTCACGCTGGAGGATCCCGTCTCCTTCGACGAGCCGGTGACGCTCAGCGCGCTGCGCTCCGCGGGGGCTTTCCACCCTCCACAGAGCTACCGCTACATGAAGGGCGAAGAGCTTCGACAGGTGGCCGTGGCAGGACCTGTCGTAGGCACCGCCCTTCGTGAAGCGTTGGGAGACCTGGTGTCTGCCTAA
- a CDS encoding GNAT family N-acetyltransferase: protein MAIKLVSVSPAQDELIDKAIALGDRYTKTLGLLTPPAYRKAAEDGGLLAAVEADEVLGYALFGLPKRSARIRLAHLCVAEEQRGRGIARRLVEGIKERYPQRLGIKAKCRRDYNLSGMWRSLGFVPDGEVRGRGRDGEILDGWWLDLGHPDLFTEMESDALLVVTVDHGVFADLRGLADTADAEESRALEAGWMADLIELAYTPQLVHQIRDLTDTAERQHQRAALTGLRKLSPDSAAVDERTRELLVAATQAIPSLTVGAELRLCLRYVAETSCAGLQVLATRDPLLSRLADVAWEVARVRVVSPSTVTLHVDELRQAQVYRPADLMGTDFRSGEVAPGAEGELVAFFHQAGGDDGSAFAERLRSLNGGTVAWRRELLRDGQGHPVALYAWALDGRTLVVPVLRTASHPLEETLARQLLFLIKRLGRDCGAEIIRISDSHPSAAAKSAAGDDGFFEHDGRLVALLVNVCGTAAEVEAVAGGLARELTVETTALRVGMPAEVAAVVERAWWPAKVIDSGLPSFLVPIKPRWSTELFNVPAMLIPRSDALGISREHVYYRSSGRRGESVPARLLWYVSEGSSPGEGQMVVGSSRLDEVLIDTPDTLFSKFEHLGVYGRAEVQAAADTSGHAMALRFSDTEIFPKPVTLRRLTSLARERGLPWSPSSLISLSKISEELFQAIYQEGHRTT from the coding sequence ATGGCGATCAAGTTGGTGTCCGTTTCGCCTGCGCAGGACGAGCTGATCGACAAGGCCATAGCCCTGGGTGATCGCTACACGAAGACGCTGGGGCTTCTGACGCCTCCTGCTTACCGGAAGGCAGCGGAGGATGGCGGCCTTCTGGCCGCGGTTGAAGCGGACGAGGTGCTCGGCTATGCGCTGTTCGGACTGCCGAAGAGGAGCGCGCGTATTCGGCTCGCACACCTGTGTGTGGCGGAGGAACAGCGCGGCCGGGGCATCGCCCGCCGGCTGGTGGAGGGCATCAAAGAGCGGTACCCACAGCGACTCGGGATCAAGGCCAAGTGCCGACGGGACTACAACCTGAGCGGGATGTGGAGGAGTCTCGGCTTCGTCCCGGATGGTGAGGTGCGAGGCCGCGGCCGTGACGGCGAGATCCTGGACGGTTGGTGGTTGGACCTCGGCCATCCGGACCTGTTCACGGAGATGGAGAGCGACGCGCTCCTGGTGGTAACGGTCGACCACGGAGTGTTCGCCGATCTGCGCGGCCTCGCTGACACGGCCGACGCGGAGGAATCCCGCGCACTGGAAGCCGGCTGGATGGCGGATCTCATCGAGCTCGCATACACACCCCAGCTGGTTCATCAGATCCGGGACCTCACAGACACGGCAGAGCGTCAGCACCAGCGGGCGGCTCTGACCGGCCTGCGCAAGCTGTCCCCCGACTCGGCAGCTGTGGACGAGCGAACCCGTGAACTACTCGTGGCCGCCACGCAGGCCATCCCCAGTCTGACCGTCGGCGCTGAGCTTCGGCTCTGCCTGCGGTACGTGGCCGAGACCTCATGTGCCGGTCTGCAAGTCCTGGCGACCCGCGATCCGCTGTTGTCCCGCCTGGCTGACGTGGCCTGGGAGGTCGCCCGGGTCCGGGTCGTCTCGCCTTCCACCGTGACGCTGCACGTGGATGAGTTGCGGCAGGCCCAGGTGTATCGCCCGGCCGATCTGATGGGGACGGATTTCCGGTCCGGCGAGGTGGCACCAGGCGCAGAGGGCGAACTGGTCGCCTTCTTCCACCAGGCGGGTGGCGACGACGGCTCGGCCTTCGCCGAGCGCCTGCGGTCGCTGAATGGGGGTACGGTCGCCTGGCGCCGCGAACTGCTCAGGGATGGTCAGGGCCACCCGGTTGCCCTCTACGCATGGGCGCTGGATGGGCGAACGCTGGTTGTCCCCGTCCTTCGTACGGCCAGCCACCCACTGGAAGAGACTCTGGCCCGGCAGCTCCTCTTCCTGATCAAGCGGCTTGGCCGGGACTGCGGTGCAGAGATCATCCGCATCAGCGATTCGCATCCCTCCGCGGCCGCCAAGTCCGCGGCAGGCGACGACGGGTTCTTCGAGCATGACGGCAGGCTTGTCGCCCTCCTCGTGAATGTGTGCGGGACGGCTGCCGAGGTGGAGGCCGTGGCGGGCGGACTGGCCCGCGAGCTGACCGTGGAGACGACCGCGCTCCGCGTCGGCATGCCCGCCGAGGTAGCCGCCGTGGTGGAGCGGGCATGGTGGCCGGCGAAGGTCATCGACTCGGGGCTGCCGTCCTTCCTGGTGCCCATCAAGCCGCGCTGGTCAACCGAGCTGTTCAACGTCCCGGCCATGCTCATTCCTCGGAGTGACGCCCTGGGCATCAGCAGGGAGCACGTCTACTACCGTTCCTCGGGCCGCCGCGGGGAGAGCGTCCCGGCTCGCCTGCTCTGGTACGTCAGCGAGGGCAGTTCCCCGGGCGAAGGCCAAATGGTGGTGGGCAGTTCGCGACTCGACGAGGTGCTCATCGACACGCCCGACACCCTCTTCTCGAAATTCGAACACCTGGGCGTATATGGTCGAGCTGAGGTTCAAGCAGCTGCTGACACCTCCGGCCACGCCATGGCACTGAGGTTCTCGGACACCGAGATCTTCCCGAAGCCGGTGACGCTGCGGCGATTGACCTCGCTGGCCAGGGAGCGGGGACTACCGTGGTCGCCGAGTTCGCTGATCTCGCTGTCCAAGATCAGCGAGGAGCTGTTCCAGGCGATCTACCAAGAGGGGCACCGAACGACGTGA
- the dcd gene encoding dCTP deaminase, translated as MLLSDKDIRAEIDAGRVRIDPYDESMVQPSSIDVRLDRYFRVFENHRYPHIDPSVEQPDLTRLVEPEGDEPFILHPGEFVLASTYEVITLPDDLASRLEGKSSLGRLGLVTHSTAGFIDPGFSGHVTLELSNLATLPIKLWPGMKIGQLCMFRLSSPAEFPYGSERYGSRYQGQRGPTASRSYVNFHRTQV; from the coding sequence GTGCTTCTCTCAGACAAGGACATCCGGGCCGAGATCGACGCCGGGCGGGTACGGATCGATCCCTACGACGAATCCATGGTGCAGCCGTCGAGCATCGACGTCCGGCTGGACCGTTACTTCCGGGTGTTCGAGAACCACCGGTACCCGCACATCGACCCCTCGGTCGAGCAGCCCGATCTGACCCGGCTGGTCGAGCCCGAGGGGGACGAGCCGTTCATCCTGCACCCCGGGGAGTTCGTGCTCGCGTCGACGTACGAGGTCATCACGCTGCCCGACGACCTCGCCTCGCGGCTGGAGGGCAAGTCCTCGCTCGGGCGGCTCGGGCTCGTCACGCACTCCACCGCCGGGTTCATCGACCCCGGCTTCAGCGGGCACGTCACGCTCGAGCTGTCCAATCTCGCCACCCTGCCGATCAAGCTCTGGCCGGGGATGAAGATCGGGCAGCTGTGCATGTTCCGGCTCAGTTCGCCCGCCGAGTTCCCGTACGGCAGCGAGCGGTACGGCTCCCGGTACCAGGGGCAGCGCGGGCCGACCGCCTCGCGGTCCTACGTCAATTTCCACCGGACCCAGGTGTGA
- a CDS encoding DUF3761 domain-containing protein, producing MLSLVTLAVFVGLGVGVWDAWKDDQHESMCQPHRTEALALSDKARAVRIPLVFAGDPNISILQFGTKLPDDLGNLDTTSATELDIATAYAKKRDLAGQAARIVLDHQECFDSDFIAEATRIDQAPTEVSRVEMPSPAHCSDGWPSSSIGRRGACSHHGGVVAGLPWATLLFD from the coding sequence GTGCTCTCGCTCGTCACCCTGGCCGTGTTTGTTGGCCTTGGCGTCGGTGTCTGGGATGCCTGGAAGGACGATCAGCACGAGTCCATGTGCCAGCCACACCGAACCGAGGCCCTTGCGCTGAGCGACAAGGCCCGCGCCGTACGGATTCCTTTGGTGTTCGCCGGCGACCCGAACATCAGCATCCTGCAGTTCGGGACCAAGCTCCCCGACGATCTCGGGAACCTCGACACCACATCGGCCACCGAGCTGGACATAGCAACGGCGTACGCCAAGAAGCGCGACCTGGCTGGTCAGGCTGCACGCATTGTTCTCGACCACCAGGAGTGCTTCGACAGCGACTTCATCGCCGAGGCCACCCGCATAGATCAGGCCCCTACCGAGGTCAGCCGGGTAGAAATGCCCTCACCCGCTCACTGCAGCGACGGGTGGCCGTCCAGCTCCATCGGCCGACGAGGTGCGTGTTCACACCACGGCGGCGTTGTCGCTGGGCTCCCATGGGCCACGTTGCTCTTCGACTGA
- a CDS encoding helix-turn-helix domain-containing protein produces MTDRLLTVAEAGEMLGTGERFVRRLIAERRIRYVKLGRPVRIPENAITEYVEARTVEPVRRIRARYGKAA; encoded by the coding sequence ATGACTGACCGGCTCCTGACCGTGGCCGAGGCCGGCGAAATGCTCGGTACAGGGGAGCGCTTCGTCCGCCGCCTGATCGCCGAGCGCCGCATCCGCTACGTGAAGCTCGGTCGCCCGGTGCGCATCCCGGAAAACGCGATCACCGAGTACGTCGAGGCGCGCACCGTCGAGCCGGTCCGCCGCATCCGTGCCCGCTACGGGAAGGCGGCCTGA
- a CDS encoding phosphoribosyltransferase, whose product MSEVRENLTYEAFGVAIRELAQTIADDGYEPDIVLSIARGGVFVAGGLAYALDCKNIHLVNVEFYTGVGTTLEMPVMLAPVPNVIDFSDKKVLITDDVADTGKTLKLVRDFCLDTVAEVRSAVIYEKSHSLVKCEYVWKRTDDWINFPWSVEPPVVKRAGQVLDA is encoded by the coding sequence ATGAGTGAAGTGCGGGAGAACCTGACCTACGAGGCGTTCGGCGTCGCCATCCGGGAACTGGCGCAGACGATCGCCGACGACGGGTACGAGCCCGACATCGTGCTCAGCATCGCCCGGGGCGGAGTGTTCGTCGCGGGCGGGCTCGCCTACGCCCTGGACTGCAAGAACATCCACCTCGTGAACGTCGAGTTCTACACCGGGGTGGGGACCACCCTGGAAATGCCGGTCATGCTGGCGCCCGTCCCCAACGTGATCGACTTCTCCGACAAGAAGGTCCTGATCACCGACGACGTCGCCGACACCGGCAAAACGCTCAAGCTGGTGCGCGACTTCTGCCTCGACACCGTCGCCGAGGTGCGCTCCGCGGTGATCTATGAGAAGTCCCACTCCCTCGTGAAGTGCGAGTACGTCTGGAAGCGGACCGACGACTGGATCAACTTCCCGTGGAGCGTCGAGCCGCCCGTGGTCAAGCGGGCCGGGCAGGTGCTCGACGCCTGA
- a CDS encoding helix-turn-helix domain-containing protein, translated as MAARSLEIGTAGIRTARSIEILRTERGLAQRELAARVTALGRPMTNTMLSRIERAQRRCDIDDLVALSQALRVSPQELLQGPRAA; from the coding sequence ATGGCAGCACGATCCCTGGAAATCGGTACGGCCGGAATACGGACCGCCCGCAGCATCGAAATCCTCCGCACCGAACGCGGCCTCGCCCAGCGCGAGCTCGCCGCCCGCGTCACCGCCCTCGGCCGTCCGATGACCAACACGATGCTGTCCCGCATCGAACGCGCCCAACGCCGCTGCGACATCGACGACCTCGTCGCTCTCTCTCAGGCCCTCCGTGTCTCGCCCCAGGAACTCCTCCAGGGGCCTCGCGCCGCGTAA